ATCGCCGGTGGTTTGATTGTGGCCTATATTGGCTTTCGAATGCTTTTTCCACCGCCGCCAGTCCCCAAACCTTTGAAGGTTGAGAGTGAGGAAGAGAAAGTATTAAAACCGGCAACGCAGAGCATTGCGTTTGTCCCCATCGCGATGCCAAGCACGGCAGGGCCCGGGACGATCGCCATGGTGATTTCTGCCGCATCAACCTGGCATCAGGCCGTCAGCTATAGCGCTTGGATTGTGTATGTAAGTGTGGTGTTAACCAGCATTCTGCTGGCGCTGATCCTCTGGGGCAGCCTGAGAAGCTCCGATCTTATTATGAAGGCGCTGGGGAAAAACGGCATTGAAGCGGTTTCCAGGGTGATGGGGTTTTTGCTGGTCTGTATGGGGGTTCAGTTCATTATCAACGGCGTTTTTGAACTGATAAAAACTTACCCCGGCGCCTAGTCCCTAAAACTGTTTGCGGCTTTTACGCGTGTTGAAAGCCGCTATCAGGGGCGTTACTATAGGCGCTCTCTAGCGTTTCGCACAGCGGAATGGTGAATAGAATATTTGAATAACAACGGGAAGATGCGATGGAGAAGTGCTCGAAATGTGGAAATATATCGGTTAACGACGACGGTCTATGTGTCGTTTGTGATGAGGCGGCCTTAGCCGTGAATCCCTATGCCGTTTCCGACACGGTAGCGGAAATTACCGGCGATGCGCCTGACGCTCCGTCTGAAAGCTATTCCAAAGTATTTGTCGGCAGTAAGTACTACTCGTTCTTCCCGAACGGCGGTGATATTCCCAAAAGCTGGAACTGGACTGCGTTTTTCTTCGGCGCATTCTGGTTTATATACCGTAAAATGTATCTCTATGCGGTTCTTTATCTGGTGCTTGGCTTTGTGCTAGCCAGCGTGCAGGAGTTGATGGGAATTTCAGAGGTGATGATTAACGTGACCAGCATTGTTCTGGGCGTTGCCGCTGGGATATGGGCGAATCGACTGTATAAGATGCACATTGATAAAAAGATAGCTGAGACGCTGTCCTATGCAAAGGGAAATGACATTATTCCTGCGCTAAAGGCGAAAGGCGGTACTAATATTGGCGCGCTGCTAGGAACTATGGCGCTGCTTTTTGTGGTGCTCATGCTGGCGGGCATCTAGAAAAGCTAGCTTCTCTTATTTGAATATACAAAGGGCCCGATGTGAAAACATCGGGCCCTTTACTTTAGAACAAATGCTTAGAGCAAAAAGAAAATCACTGTGAGCACGAGGAACATCGGAATAAGAATGCCAAATGACCACTTCATATAGCCAAAGAAGCTCGGCATGTCGATGCCCCTCTGGGTTGCTATGCTTTTCACCATAAAGTTTGGCGCGTTGCCGATGTAGGTTAGGGCGCCCATGAAGACAGAGCCCATCGAGATTGCCAGCAGCGTTTGCGGTAGCTGGTTCATGAGGACATTGGCATCGCCGGCAGCGAGATTAAAGAACACCAGATAGGTTGGTGCGTTGTCCAGAAAACCGGAAAGAGCGCCGCTTAGCCAAAAGTACATGGCGTTAATTGGTGCGCCCTGTGAATCGGAAACCATGGCGACAAGACCGGCCATATGTCCTTCTGAACCGGCGCGCAGGATCGCCAGCACTGGGCCGATGGTGATAAAAATGCCTGCAAACAGTTTGGCGACTTCAAGGATTGGGTCCCAGTTAAACTCGTTGCCTGCACGGATAGGCTTGGCGGTAACGGCAATGGATATTCCTGCGATGACTAACAGAGCGATGTCGCGAACAATATCCTGCAGCGCCATATGTACTCCCAGCAGGGTCACTTCAATGCCGGGGCGCCAGAAGCCGGAAAGCAGAACACAGCCGATGATGGCCAGCAGCAGGACAAAATTGAACTTGCCGTACAGGCGCAGCTTTGAGTCTGGCGTTGGATCTCGCTGCTCGATCTCGTCTTCGCGCTTATAGTAGTAGCTATCGACAAAATAGAACATGACTAACAGAATCAGGCTGCTGATAAGCACTGGCGGCAGCATATGAACCGCTGTCCAGAAGAAATCTACCCCTTTCAGGAAGCCGATAAACAGCGGCGGATCGCCCAGCGGCGTAAGACCACCGCCGATATTTGCCACCAGAAAAATAAAGAAGATAACCACGTGGACGCGGTGCTTACGGTTATCGTTGGCTCGGATCAGTGGGCGAATGAGCAGCATTGCTGCGCCGGTTGTTCCCATCAGTGACGCAAGAACGGTACCGATAGCCAGTAGCGCGGTGTTTAGCTTTGGCGAACCGTGAAGGTTACCCTGAACGAGGATCCCCCCTGAAACGGTAAACAGGGAAAACAGCAGAATGATAAACGGAATATATTCTGCGAACATGGCGTGTGCGACGAGGCCCACGCTGGTGCTAACGCCAAAGGTTATGGCGAACGGAACCAAAAACAGGATTGACCACAGTGCGGTGATTTTCCCAAAGTGGTGGTGCCAGATGGTTGGAATAAGTAAGGGGCAGAGGGCTATAGACAACAGAATGCCAACAAACGGAATGCCCCAGCCTAGGCTGAGAGTTGCGCCGTCAACGTCCGCGGCAAAGCTT
This DNA window, taken from Leminorella richardii, encodes the following:
- a CDS encoding MarC family NAAT transporter, producing MNVVLQIAHLIGLGLVLLLPLTNPLTSVALFLSMSGDMTREERHRQGMMASFYVFLILVIAFFCGELVMRLFGISIPGLRIAGGLIVAYIGFRMLFPPPPVPKPLKVESEEEKVLKPATQSIAFVPIAMPSTAGPGTIAMVISAASTWHQAVSYSAWIVYVSVVLTSILLALILWGSLRSSDLIMKALGKNGIEAVSRVMGFLLVCMGVQFIINGVFELIKTYPGA
- a CDS encoding DUF2628 domain-containing protein; this encodes MEKCSKCGNISVNDDGLCVVCDEAALAVNPYAVSDTVAEITGDAPDAPSESYSKVFVGSKYYSFFPNGGDIPKSWNWTAFFFGAFWFIYRKMYLYAVLYLVLGFVLASVQELMGISEVMINVTSIVLGVAAGIWANRLYKMHIDKKIAETLSYAKGNDIIPALKAKGGTNIGALLGTMALLFVVLMLAGI
- a CDS encoding sodium:proton antiporter translates to MAHRLALKRLKYVGLLLGLTTPALSFAADVDGATLSLGWGIPFVGILLSIALCPLLIPTIWHHHFGKITALWSILFLVPFAITFGVSTSVGLVAHAMFAEYIPFIILLFSLFTVSGGILVQGNLHGSPKLNTALLAIGTVLASLMGTTGAAMLLIRPLIRANDNRKHRVHVVIFFIFLVANIGGGLTPLGDPPLFIGFLKGVDFFWTAVHMLPPVLISSLILLVMFYFVDSYYYKREDEIEQRDPTPDSKLRLYGKFNFVLLLAIIGCVLLSGFWRPGIEVTLLGVHMALQDIVRDIALLVIAGISIAVTAKPIRAGNEFNWDPILEVAKLFAGIFITIGPVLAILRAGSEGHMAGLVAMVSDSQGAPINAMYFWLSGALSGFLDNAPTYLVFFNLAAGDANVLMNQLPQTLLAISMGSVFMGALTYIGNAPNFMVKSIATQRGIDMPSFFGYMKWSFGILIPMFLVLTVIFFLL